In Streptomyces sp. ML-6, the genomic stretch TGGTGTCCTATCCGCTGGCCCGCTCGGCCCGTCGGCAGGCACGTCTGAGGTTCCCCCCGCACGCCCACCGCCGCATCGTGGACCCGCAGGTGATCCGGGTGCAGAAGGCCAGGGCCTGGACCGCGCTGGCCATGTCCCTGCTGATCCTCGTCGTCTACGGCACCGCGGCGGACTTCGAGGAGGTCCAGGAGCAGTACGTGCTCCGGCTCGCCGTCACCCCGTGGCTGCTGCTGTTCACCGCGCCCCTGGTGATCACGATCCTGTTCCGGATGGTGCCCGTGACCGCCCGGGCGGGCATGCGGGCCCGGCTGCGCCCCTCCATGCGCCTGGCCCTCCAGTACTTCGGTGCGTTCACGGCCGTGCCGCTGCTCTTCGCGGTCATGGTGTTCGTCGGCCAGAGCATGGAGGGCCACTGGTTCGCCCCGCTCGTCGGGTTCTCCCTGTTCGCCCTGGTGATCTGGGCGTTCTTCTTCGTCCTGTTCGCCTCCGCGACGGTGGTCCGCACCGTGTTCGGCACCTCCGAGGTGCATGCCGCGCTCCCGGCCCTGCTGACGGGCGTGCTGGTGTGGGAACTGGCGGCCGTCAACCTGGTCATGGGCGGAATGCCGCCGGGCCCGCCGCTCATCCGGATCTGCGCCCTGATCGGCGGCCCGGCGTCCGTGTCGGCGGTGGCGTGGTGGGAGATCGACCGGCTGCGCACGAGGTACGGCGTGACCCTGCGGGGCCGCCCGGTGCCGTGACCGCGGACGCCCGCGCGGCGGGCCGGAAAGGCTTTGAGCGGACCGGGGCGCGGCCTCGCGGATCAGATCCCGATGATTCAGATCCTGATGATGCGGACGCCGGGCCCGCAGAGCATCAGGAGGTCTTCGGGGTCCGATGTCAGGACGGTCACCGGGGCCGGTGAGGTGAGCGCGGTGGCGGCCACGATGGCGTCGAGGGCGTACTTGTGGCCGTGCAGTCCGGCCGTGGCCAGGAGCTTGCTCGCGCGGCGGGCGATGGATTCGTCGGGCGGAATGACGTTCACACGGGAGACGGCGTAGTCGAAGCGGGCCTGGTTGACCTTGGGGTCGCGGGCTTCGACGAGTGTGACGGAGCTGGTGACGACGCGGAGGTCCTCGGCCTCGGCCGCGGCCAGCCACTCGGTGATCTCGGGTGTGCGTCGTACCAGTCCGGACAGGCCTTCGCAGTCCAGGACGAGCGTGCCGCTCACGCGGCGTCCGCCGAGTCGGCCGTCTCGCCGCGGAGGACCGCTCGTTTGGCGTCGACGGCCGACCGGTCGACCGGGCCGTGCTCGGCTTCCGCGTCCTCGATGAGCTCGCGCAGCCGGTCCCGTTCCAGCTGGCGCTGGATGAGGGACTCGACGTAGGCGGACATGCCTCGCTTGCCCGTACGTGCCTTGAGGGCGGCGATGGTGCCTTCGTGGAGCGAGACCGATACGGGCCGGACGGGCCCTTCGCCGGGAGCCGGGGAGGTATCCATGGAGCCGAGCTTAACAAGACTCTTGTTATTGAGTGGGTGATCGTTCCGCGTGGGAACGGAGGGCCCGACCGCACCGAAGGGATGAAGCGTGCGGCCGGGCCCGTCCCCGTCAGCACTCGATGATGTTCACCGCGAGCCCGCCCCGCGCCGTCTCCTTGTACTTCACGCTCATGTCCGCGCCCGTCTCCTTCATGGTCTTGATGACCTTGTCGAGGGAGACCTTGTGGCTGCCGTCGCCGCGCAGCGCCATCTTCGCCGCCGTGACGGCCTTGACCGCAGCCATGCCGTTGCGCTCGATGCAGGGGATCTGGACGAGACCGCCGACCGGGTCGCAGGTCAGGCCGAGGTTGTGCTCCATGCCGATCTCGGCGGCGTTCTCGACCTGCTCGGGGGTGCCGCCGAGGACCTCGGCGAGGGCGCCCGCGGCCATGGAGCAGGCGGAGCCGACCTCGCCCTGGCAGCCGACCTCGGCGCCGGAGATGGAGGCGTTCTCCTTGAAGAGCATGCCGATGGCCCCGGCGGCGAGGAGGAAGCGGACGACGCCGTCCTCCTTCTCCGCCTCGGTGGCGCCGCCGGCCGCGAAGTTCATGTAGTAGTGCAGCACGGCCGGGATGATGCCCGCGGCGCCGTTGGTCGGCGCGGTGACGACCCGGCCGCCCGCCGCGTTCTCCTCGTTGACCGCCATCGCGTAGAGGGTGATCCACTCCATCGCGTGGGTCTGCGGGTCGCCCTCGGCGCGCAGCTGGCGGGCGGTGGTCGCGGCGCGGCGGCGGACCTTGAGACCGCCGGGCAGGATGCCCTCGCGGGACATGCCGCGCGAGACGCAGGCCTGCATGACGCGCCAGATGTCCAGCAGGCCCGAGCGGATCTCGTCCTCGGTGCGCCAGGCCTTCTCGTTCTCCAGCATCAGCGAGGAGATGGACAGGCCGGTGTCCCGGGAGAGCCGCAGCAGTTCGTCGCCGGTGCGGAAGGGGTGCTTCAGCACGGTGTCGTCGAGGACGATCCGGTCCTCGCCCACCGCGTCCTCGTCGACGACGAAGCCGCCGCCGACCGAGTAGTACGTCTTGTGCAGCAGCGTCCCGCCGTCCTGGTCGAAGGCGGTGACCGTCATGCCGTTGGCGTGGTACGGCAGTGCCTTGCGACGGTGCAGGACCAGCTGTTCGTCGGCGTCGAAGGCGATCTCGTGCATGCCGAGGAGGTTGATCCGGCCGGTGGCGCGGATGTGCTCCACCCGCTCGTCGGCACTCTCCACGTCGACGGTGCGGGGCGACTCGCCCTCCAGGCCGAGCAGGACGGCCTTGGGCGTGCCGTGGCCGTGCCCGGTCGCTCCGAGCGAACCGTAGAGCTCGGCCCGTATCGAGGCGGTGTGGGCGATCAGACCGTCGTTCTTCAGCCGGCGCGCGAACATGCGGGCGGCGCGCATCGGGCCGACCGTATGGGAGCTGGACGGGCCGATGCCGATCGAGAACAGGTCGAAGACCGAGATGGCCACGGGTGACTCCTCAGGGTTGGTAGACGTCGTTGTCTGCCGGGTGGTGCGGGTTACGGGCCGGCCGGTCCGGGGAGCGGCGGGGCACGGGATGGGGCACCGCGCTCACCGACCAGTGTGCGCGATGCCCCGTTCCGGCGTCTTACCAGAACTTGTCCGGACTACTTCAGGCCGGAGTACAGCGGGAACTTCTCGGCCAGCGCGACGACCCGGGCCTTCAGCGCGTCCGCGTCGTAGGACGGCTTGAGCGCGGCCGCGATGATCTCCGCGACCTCGGTGAAGTCCTCGGCCCCGAAGCCACGGGTGGCCAGGGCCGGCGTGCCGATCCGCAGACCCGAGGTGACCATCGGCGGGCGCGGGTCGTTCGGGATGGCGTTCCGGTTGACCGTGATGCCGATCTCGTGCAGCCGGTCCTCGGCCTGCTGGCCGTCCAGCTCGGAGTTGCGCAGGTCGACGAGGACCAGGTGCACGTCCGTGCCGCCGGACAGCACGGAGACGCCGACCTCGGTGACGTCCGGCTGCACCAGACGCTCGGCGAGGATGCGGGCACCCTCCAGGGTGCGCTGCTGGCGCTCCTTGAACTCCTCGGAGGCCGCGACCTTGAAGGAGACCGCCTTGGCCGCGATCACGTGCTCCAGCGGGCCGCCCTGCTGACCCGGGAAGACCGCGGAGTTGATCTTCTTGGCCAGCTCCTGCGTCGACAGGATGACACCGCCGCGCGGACCGCCGAGGGTCTTGTGCGTGGTGGTGGTGACGACGTGGGCGTGCGGCACCGGGTTGGGGTGCAGGCCCGCGGCCACCAGACCGGCGAAGTGCGCCATGTCGACCATCAGGTACGCGCCGACCTCGTCCGCGATCCGGCGGAACGCGGCGAAGTCCAGCTGACGGGGGTACGCGGACCAGCCGGCCACGATCAGCTTCGGCTTGGACTCCTTGGCCAGCCGCTCGACCTCGGTCATGTCCACGACGCCGGTCTCGTCGACGTGGTACGGGACCACGTTGTAGAGCTTGCCGGAGAAGTTGATCTTCATGCCGTGGGTCAGGTGACCGCCGTGGGCCAGGTTCAGGCCCATGATCGTGTCGCCCGGCTTCAGCAGCGCGAACATCGCGGCGGCGTTGGCCTGCGCGCCGGAGTGCGGCTGGACGTTCGCCGCCTCGGCGCCGAACAGCGCCTTGATCCGGTCGATGGCGATCTGCTCGACGACGTCGACGTGCTCGCAGCCGCCGTAGTAGCGGCGGCCGGGGTAGCCCTCGGCGTACTTGTTGGTGAGGACGGAGCCCTGGGCCTCCATGACCGCGACCGGAGCGAAGTTCTCCGAGGCGATCATCTCGAGGGTGGACTGCTGTCGGTGGAGCTCGGCGTCGACGGCGGCGGCGACGTCCGGATCCAGCTCGTGGAGGGAGGAGTTGAGAAGCGACATCAGGTGGTCCCTTGGGGTCTCTTTAGTTGCCGGAGAACTCGGTGTACTCGTCGGCGGAGAGCAGGTTCTCGGGCTCCTCCGCGATGCGTACCTTGAACAGCCAGCCGCCCTCGAAGGGAGCGGAGTTCACCAGCGACGGGTCGTCCACGACGCTCTGGTTCGCCTCGGTGACCTCGCCGGTCACCGGCGAGTACAGGTCGCTGACCGACTTGGTCGACTCCAGCTCGCCACAGGTCTCGCCCGCGGTCACCGTGTCACCGACCTCGGGGAGCTGGGCGTAGACGACGTCGCCGAGCGCGTTGGCGGCGAACTCGGTGATGCCGATCGTGGCCACACCGTCCTCGACGGCCGACAGCCACTCGTGCTCCTTGCTGTAACGCAGCTGCTGGGGGTTGCTCATGACCTGAATTCTCCTGTACGCGGGGGAGTGCTGATGAACGGTGGTCTTAAGGCGTGAGACGCGAATACGTCACTTTTGGGGAGGCGCGGGGGTCACTTCTGGCGCTTGTAGAACGGCAGGGCCACGACCTCGTACGGTTCGTGGGTGCCCCGGATGTCCACGGCGACGCCCGTGGTGCCGGGCGTGGCGTGTGCGGCGTCCACGTACGCCATGGCGATCGGCTTGCCGAGGGTGGGCGAGGGGGCGCCCGAGGTGACCTCGCCGATGACCTGGCCCTCGGCGACGACGGAGAAGCCGGCGCGGGGCACCCGGCGGCCCTCGGCGATCAGCCCGACCAGCTTGCGCGGCGGGGCGGTCTCGGCGCGCTCGGCGGCGGCCTCCAGGGCCTTGCGGCCCACGAAGTCGCCCTCCTTCTCGAACTTCACGACCCGGCCGAGACCGGCGTCGAACGGGGTCAGCGCCGTGGTCAGCTCGTGCCCGTACAGCGGCATGCCGGCCTCCAGGCGCAGCGTGTCGCGGCAGGAGAGCCCGCACGGGATCAGGCCGCGGGAGGCGCCCGCCTCGGTCAGCGCCTTCCACAGCTGCTCGGCGTGCTCGGGGGCGACGAACAGCTCGAAGCCGTCCTCGCCGGTGTAGCCGGTGCGGGCGATCAGCGCGGGGACACCGGCGACGGTGCCGGGCAGACCGGCGTAGTACTTCAGGTTGTCCAGGTCGGCATCGGTGACGGAGGCCAGGATGGCGGGGGACTCGGGGCCCTGGACGGCGAGCAGCGCGTACGCGTCGCGGTCGTCGCGCACCTCGGCGTCGAAGCCCCCGACCCGCGCGGCCAGCGCGTCCAGCACGATCTGGGCGTTGCCGGCGTTGGCGACGACCATGTATTCGGTCTCCCCGAGCCGGTAGACGATCAGGTCGTCCAGGATGCCGCCGTCCTCGGCGCAGATCATCGTGTAGCGGGCGCGGCCGGTGGCGACGGTGCCGATGTTGCCGACCAGCGCGAAGTTCAGGAAGGCCGCGGCCTCGGGGCCGGTGACGGTGATCTCACCCATGTGCGACAGGTCGAAGAGGCCGGCCCGGGTGCGGACCGCGTGGTGCTCGTCGCGCTCGCTGCCGTAGCGCAGGGGCATGTCCCAGCCGGCGAAATCGGTCATGGTCGCACCCAGCGAACGGTGCAGGGCATCGAGGGCGGTGAGACGGGGGGCGGTGCTCATGGACGTGACTCCCGGGGCATGACGACGAGGACGATCCCTCCCCATCTGTCATCGGAACCTGAGAGGTTCGCCGGGAGCCCCTGAACGGGGTCGGCTTGCACCTTGGGTGGAGCCGCAGGGCGGCCCGCTTTTCAGATCTGCCTCATCCGCACGGTACGGGGCCTGAGAGATTCAAGGGAGGAACTTGCTCCTTCGGCGCCCGGCACGCGCGGTCACCGGAACTCTCCCGCGCGGATTCAAACGGCCTGTATGTAGTTGGCCGGGTCATCATCGCACGCATCGGGCCGGAGTGGGGCGTCGGTCCCCCTGCGGGATTCGGCGGTGCGGACCATTGTCTCGCATTACCTTTTCTTTACACTTCAGGGGCATACGTGGGGTGACCCGTACAGGGGGAGGGTGATGACGTTGCGGCGATACGCGACGACCGCGGGCATCGCGCACGGAGCGATGCCCGCACAGCCGGGAGCTCCGGCCAGGGAGGCGCTCGGCCCGCACGCGCCCGTCGTGCGGGACCTGCGGGAGCGGACGGGGGGCGGTCCGCGCGCCCTGGACTTCGCGCCGGGCGACGTGGTGGTGGTCTCCGGGCTGCCGGGCAGCGGCAAGTCGACGCTCATCCGGCGGACGGTGACGACGGCGCACGCGATCGACTCGCAGGACACCCGCGAACGCTGGGCGGGGATGATGCCCCGCTTACTCCCGTACGCCCTCTACCGCCCGCTCGTCCGCGCCGCCCACTACTGGGGGCTGCGGCGGGCGCTGCGCTCGGGGGGATCCGTCGTCGTCCACGACTGCGGCACCCAGGCGTGGGTGCGCGGCTGGCTGGCCCGGGACGCCCGGCGCCGGGGCCGCGGCCTGCACCTGATCCTGCTCGACGTCACGCCGCAGACGGCGAGGGAGGGCCAGCGGGAGCGCGGGCGCGGGGTGTCCGGCTACGCGTTCGCCCGGCACCGCAGGGCCGTGGCCCGGCTGCTGCGGGCCACCGAGACCGGCCTGCTGCCGCCCGGCTGCGCCTCGGCGGTGCTGCTGGACCGGGAGGCGGCGGGAAGACTGGACCGGATCGGATTCACCGAGCCCGGGAGCTGAGCGGCCGGGGCGCAGTCGGCCGGGCGGGGCGCCGAGGGGCCGGTCGACCGGGGGTTCGAGGGATCGGGGCGGTCGCG encodes the following:
- a CDS encoding PIN domain-containing protein: MSGTLVLDCEGLSGLVRRTPEITEWLAAAEAEDLRVVTSSVTLVEARDPKVNQARFDYAVSRVNVIPPDESIARRASKLLATAGLHGHKYALDAIVAATALTSPAPVTVLTSDPEDLLMLCGPGVRIIRI
- a CDS encoding L-serine ammonia-lyase — encoded protein: MAISVFDLFSIGIGPSSSHTVGPMRAARMFARRLKNDGLIAHTASIRAELYGSLGATGHGHGTPKAVLLGLEGESPRTVDVESADERVEHIRATGRINLLGMHEIAFDADEQLVLHRRKALPYHANGMTVTAFDQDGGTLLHKTYYSVGGGFVVDEDAVGEDRIVLDDTVLKHPFRTGDELLRLSRDTGLSISSLMLENEKAWRTEDEIRSGLLDIWRVMQACVSRGMSREGILPGGLKVRRRAATTARQLRAEGDPQTHAMEWITLYAMAVNEENAAGGRVVTAPTNGAAGIIPAVLHYYMNFAAGGATEAEKEDGVVRFLLAAGAIGMLFKENASISGAEVGCQGEVGSACSMAAGALAEVLGGTPEQVENAAEIGMEHNLGLTCDPVGGLVQIPCIERNGMAAVKAVTAAKMALRGDGSHKVSLDKVIKTMKETGADMSVKYKETARGGLAVNIIEC
- the glyA gene encoding serine hydroxymethyltransferase, translated to MSLLNSSLHELDPDVAAAVDAELHRQQSTLEMIASENFAPVAVMEAQGSVLTNKYAEGYPGRRYYGGCEHVDVVEQIAIDRIKALFGAEAANVQPHSGAQANAAAMFALLKPGDTIMGLNLAHGGHLTHGMKINFSGKLYNVVPYHVDETGVVDMTEVERLAKESKPKLIVAGWSAYPRQLDFAAFRRIADEVGAYLMVDMAHFAGLVAAGLHPNPVPHAHVVTTTTHKTLGGPRGGVILSTQELAKKINSAVFPGQQGGPLEHVIAAKAVSFKVAASEEFKERQQRTLEGARILAERLVQPDVTEVGVSVLSGGTDVHLVLVDLRNSELDGQQAEDRLHEIGITVNRNAIPNDPRPPMVTSGLRIGTPALATRGFGAEDFTEVAEIIAAALKPSYDADALKARVVALAEKFPLYSGLK
- the gcvH gene encoding glycine cleavage system protein GcvH, which gives rise to MSNPQQLRYSKEHEWLSAVEDGVATIGITEFAANALGDVVYAQLPEVGDTVTAGETCGELESTKSVSDLYSPVTGEVTEANQSVVDDPSLVNSAPFEGGWLFKVRIAEEPENLLSADEYTEFSGN
- the gcvT gene encoding glycine cleavage system aminomethyltransferase GcvT; amino-acid sequence: MSTAPRLTALDALHRSLGATMTDFAGWDMPLRYGSERDEHHAVRTRAGLFDLSHMGEITVTGPEAAAFLNFALVGNIGTVATGRARYTMICAEDGGILDDLIVYRLGETEYMVVANAGNAQIVLDALAARVGGFDAEVRDDRDAYALLAVQGPESPAILASVTDADLDNLKYYAGLPGTVAGVPALIARTGYTGEDGFELFVAPEHAEQLWKALTEAGASRGLIPCGLSCRDTLRLEAGMPLYGHELTTALTPFDAGLGRVVKFEKEGDFVGRKALEAAAERAETAPPRKLVGLIAEGRRVPRAGFSVVAEGQVIGEVTSGAPSPTLGKPIAMAYVDAAHATPGTTGVAVDIRGTHEPYEVVALPFYKRQK
- a CDS encoding AAA family ATPase produces the protein MTLRRYATTAGIAHGAMPAQPGAPAREALGPHAPVVRDLRERTGGGPRALDFAPGDVVVVSGLPGSGKSTLIRRTVTTAHAIDSQDTRERWAGMMPRLLPYALYRPLVRAAHYWGLRRALRSGGSVVVHDCGTQAWVRGWLARDARRRGRGLHLILLDVTPQTAREGQRERGRGVSGYAFARHRRAVARLLRATETGLLPPGCASAVLLDREAAGRLDRIGFTEPGS